Proteins co-encoded in one Hominilimicola fabiformis genomic window:
- the rny gene encoding ribonuclease Y: MGVLLINTVLLIVMIIVAIVLCVIGVIVGFNLGVAHRKKIAEAEFGSAEEKAKSIVKDAEKAADAKKRELLLEAKEENQKLRADFDAEVKERRNELNRQERRINQKEENLDKKTDNLEKKEQTLSQKLKSLESKEKEIAEIKEQQMALIEKISGLTAEEAKTILLKDVENQTKHEAAMMVKEIEQEAKENAEKKAKNIVSLAIQKVAADHVAETTVSVVNLPSDEMKGRIIGREGRNIRTIETLTGVDLIIDDTPEAVIVSSFDPIRREVARLALEKLIVDGRIHPARIEETVEKSRKEVESIIKQEGESATFETGVHGLHPELIKLLGKLKFRTSYGQNVLKHSIEVSHLAGVMAGELGVDVALAKRAGLLHDIGKAVDHEVEGSHVTIGADIAKKYRENKDVVHAIMAHHGDVEAQTIVASLVQAADAISAARPGARRENLETYIKRLQNLEEIANSFDSVEKSFAIQAGREIRIMVKPEKVNDEGMILVAKEIVKRIESELEYPGQIKVSMIRETRAVDYAK, translated from the coding sequence ATGGGGGTGTTACTGATTAATACAGTATTATTAATTGTAATGATAATCGTTGCAATCGTATTATGTGTTATAGGCGTCATTGTTGGTTTCAACTTAGGCGTTGCACACAGAAAGAAAATTGCTGAGGCCGAATTCGGCAGTGCCGAAGAAAAAGCCAAGTCTATTGTAAAGGATGCCGAAAAGGCTGCCGACGCCAAAAAGCGTGAACTGTTGCTTGAGGCTAAAGAAGAAAATCAAAAACTTCGCGCAGACTTTGACGCAGAGGTTAAGGAACGCAGAAATGAACTTAATCGTCAGGAACGCAGAATTAACCAAAAAGAAGAAAACTTAGACAAGAAAACAGATAATTTAGAGAAAAAAGAACAGACTTTAAGTCAAAAACTAAAGTCACTTGAATCTAAAGAAAAAGAAATAGCAGAAATCAAAGAACAACAAATGGCTCTTATTGAAAAGATTTCAGGTCTTACCGCCGAAGAGGCTAAGACTATCTTATTAAAAGATGTTGAAAATCAAACAAAGCATGAGGCAGCCATGATGGTTAAAGAAATTGAGCAAGAGGCAAAGGAGAACGCGGAAAAGAAAGCAAAGAACATAGTTTCTTTAGCTATTCAAAAAGTTGCCGCCGATCACGTTGCCGAAACCACCGTTTCTGTTGTTAATCTTCCAAGTGATGAAATGAAAGGCCGTATAATCGGTCGTGAAGGACGAAACATCAGAACCATTGAAACTCTTACAGGCGTTGATTTAATCATCGACGATACTCCTGAGGCAGTTATTGTTTCAAGTTTCGATCCTATCAGACGTGAAGTTGCACGTCTTGCACTTGAGAAGCTTATCGTGGACGGACGTATTCATCCGGCACGCATTGAGGAAACAGTTGAAAAATCTCGTAAAGAGGTTGAATCAATCATCAAGCAAGAGGGCGAAAGTGCTACATTTGAAACAGGTGTACACGGTCTTCACCCTGAACTTATCAAATTGCTTGGTAAACTTAAATTCAGAACAAGTTACGGTCAGAACGTCCTAAAGCATAGCATTGAGGTTTCGCATCTTGCGGGCGTTATGGCAGGTGAACTGGGCGTCGATGTCGCACTTGCAAAACGTGCAGGTTTACTTCACGACATCGGTAAAGCAGTTGACCATGAAGTCGAAGGCTCACACGTTACTATCGGCGCAGATATTGCAAAGAAGTATCGTGAAAACAAGGATGTTGTACACGCTATTATGGCTCACCACGGTGACGTCGAGGCACAGACAATCGTTGCCTCTTTAGTACAGGCAGCCGATGCAATATCCGCAGCACGTCCGGGAGCAAGACGTGAAAATCTTGAAACCTACATCAAGCGTTTACAAAACCTTGAAGAAATTGCAAACAGTTTCGACAGCGTTGAAAAGTCATTTGCTATTCAAGCCGGTCGTGAAATCAGAATTATGGTCAAACCTGAAAAGGTCAACGACGAAGGTATGATTCTTGTAGCAAAAGAAATTGTTAAACGTATTGAAAGCGAGCTTGAATATCCGGGTCAGATTAAAGTTAGTATGATTCGTGAAACAAGAGCGGTTGATTACGCTAAATAA
- a CDS encoding glucose-1-phosphate adenylyltransferase, which translates to MVSKDCVAMILAGGQGSRLGALTKNVAKPAVPFGGKYRIIDFPLSNCVHSGINTVGVLTQYQPLELNRYIGNGNPWDLDRSHGGVYVLPPYQSAKAGEWYKGTANAIYQNLSFLESFKPENVLILSGDHIYKMHYGEMLKAHKESGAAVTIAVMPVPWEEASRFGIMNVDEEGTITDFEEKPAEPKSNLASMGIYIFTYEVLKKYLEADERDPSSANDFGKNIIPTMLENGEKMVSFRFEGYWKDVGTIHSLWEANMDLVDQPPKFDLNDRSWSIYSRNMALAPHYVGQNAKITNSTVTEGCFIDGEIKHSVIFGGVELGEGSVVSDSVIMPGAKIGKNVVIEKAVIGADAVIGDGAKVGVNSSDDNKYASKLCTNDLVLIESGAEVGVEEDICKGSMVEA; encoded by the coding sequence ATGGTATCAAAGGATTGCGTTGCAATGATACTTGCAGGCGGTCAAGGCTCAAGACTTGGTGCGTTGACAAAAAATGTTGCTAAGCCGGCAGTGCCTTTCGGCGGAAAGTACAGAATCATAGATTTTCCGCTTTCAAATTGTGTACATTCAGGAATTAATACGGTAGGTGTTCTTACACAGTATCAACCGTTGGAACTAAATAGATATATCGGTAACGGAAACCCTTGGGATTTGGACAGAAGTCATGGCGGTGTTTATGTACTTCCTCCATACCAAAGTGCAAAAGCGGGTGAATGGTATAAAGGTACGGCAAATGCCATTTATCAAAACTTAAGTTTTCTTGAAAGCTTTAAACCTGAAAATGTTCTTATACTTTCAGGCGACCATATCTATAAAATGCACTATGGCGAAATGCTGAAGGCACACAAGGAATCGGGTGCGGCTGTAACTATTGCCGTAATGCCTGTACCTTGGGAGGAAGCAAGCAGATTTGGTATAATGAACGTTGACGAAGAGGGTACTATCACAGACTTTGAAGAAAAACCGGCAGAGCCTAAGAGTAATCTTGCGTCAATGGGTATTTACATATTTACATATGAAGTGCTTAAAAAGTATTTGGAGGCTGACGAACGTGACCCAAGTTCTGCAAATGACTTCGGTAAGAATATAATTCCTACAATGCTTGAAAACGGCGAAAAGATGGTATCATTCAGATTTGAGGGCTATTGGAAAGATGTCGGCACAATTCATAGCTTGTGGGAGGCAAATATGGATCTTGTTGACCAACCACCTAAGTTTGATCTAAACGACAGAAGTTGGAGTATCTATTCAAGAAATATGGCACTTGCTCCTCATTATGTTGGACAAAATGCTAAGATAACAAATTCAACCGTAACAGAGGGCTGCTTTATTGACGGCGAAATAAAGCATTCGGTTATTTTCGGCGGCGTTGAACTCGGAGAAGGCAGCGTTGTCAGTGATTCGGTAATTATGCCGGGTGCGAAAATCGGAAAGAATGTTGTAATTGAAAAAGCTGTTATAGGTGCAGACGCAGTTATAGGTGACGGTGCTAAAGTCGGAGTTAATTCTTCGGACGATAACAAATATGCATCAAAATTGTGTACCAATGATCTTGTTCTTATCGAAAGCGGTGCCGAAGTCGGCGTTGAAGAAGATATTTGCAAGGGCAGTATGGTAGAAGCATAG
- the glgB gene encoding 1,4-alpha-glucan branching protein GlgB, protein MTEEKTWANISRFQTYLFNSGDNFKSYEMLGSHKVKIDGVDGWRFAVWAPKAVSVRVVGDFNDWNGYDKMLERIETSGVWYGFFTDIEEGMLYKYAIEAENGETYYKADPYAVKSELRPGTASVTKDISNNYKWGDKAWISARSKNSTLTEPMNIYEIHIGSWKIHDDGSFYTYRELADELVPYVKKMGYTHIELMPITEYPFDGSWGYQVTGFFSATTRYGESEDLKYLIDKCHKNHIGIIMDWVPAHFPRDAHGLRMFDGTPVYEYADPRLGEHKDWGTMVFDYSKSEVISFLISSAYFWAEQYHIDGIRVDAVSSMLYRDYSRNDGEWVPNEYGGNGNLEAVDFLKKLNKIMGTEFPNFMMVAEESTAWPLVTAPPENDGLGFNYKWNMGWMNDTLRYMGMDPYFRKDNHSLLTFMMMYAYSENYILPLSHDEVVHGKGSMLNKMFGEYDEKFAAYRTLLGYYMTMPGKKMLFMGGEFGQMLEWRYDDQLEWNVLEIDKHKRLHQYVKDLNHFYMENKALWELDTSWDGFRWVNEADSENSVLSYIRRGRHAADNVVVVANFTPVERPIYKIGVPLAGEYEVVFHSSAVKYGGNKRITKKVYKTKNMQFSDMMYTIEVAIDGNSVMFLKKKPADKAAASKKKTTTSKTAKKTTDKTESATAKKAAVKKTTATKTAAKKTSTRTNKSAK, encoded by the coding sequence ATGACAGAAGAAAAGACCTGGGCGAATATAAGTCGTTTTCAAACGTACTTATTTAATTCCGGTGACAATTTTAAGTCATATGAAATGCTTGGATCACATAAAGTCAAAATAGACGGTGTTGACGGTTGGAGATTTGCCGTTTGGGCACCTAAAGCCGTAAGTGTTAGAGTCGTGGGCGATTTCAACGATTGGAACGGCTATGACAAAATGCTTGAAAGAATAGAAACAAGTGGAGTTTGGTATGGCTTTTTTACAGATATAGAAGAAGGAATGCTGTATAAGTATGCTATTGAGGCTGAGAACGGAGAAACTTATTACAAAGCAGATCCGTATGCTGTAAAGAGTGAACTGAGACCGGGTACTGCGTCCGTAACAAAGGATATTTCAAATAATTACAAATGGGGCGATAAGGCTTGGATAAGTGCACGCAGTAAAAACAGCACTTTGACGGAGCCTATGAATATATACGAAATCCACATCGGCTCATGGAAAATACATGATGACGGAAGCTTTTATACGTATCGTGAACTGGCGGACGAGCTTGTTCCTTATGTTAAGAAGATGGGTTACACGCATATAGAGCTTATGCCTATCACCGAATATCCGTTCGACGGCTCCTGGGGGTATCAGGTAACGGGATTTTTCTCAGCTACGACAAGATACGGCGAAAGTGAAGATTTGAAATATCTTATAGATAAGTGTCACAAAAATCATATCGGAATTATAATGGACTGGGTACCTGCTCATTTTCCGCGTGACGCACACGGACTGAGAATGTTTGACGGAACTCCTGTTTATGAATATGCCGATCCGCGATTGGGTGAGCATAAGGATTGGGGAACAATGGTTTTTGACTATTCAAAGAGCGAAGTTATTTCATTCCTTATTTCATCAGCGTATTTTTGGGCAGAACAGTATCACATTGACGGAATAAGAGTTGATGCGGTATCTTCAATGCTTTACCGTGATTATTCGAGAAATGACGGTGAGTGGGTTCCAAACGAATACGGCGGAAACGGTAATCTTGAGGCAGTTGATTTTCTTAAAAAGCTTAACAAGATTATGGGGACGGAATTCCCTAACTTTATGATGGTTGCGGAAGAATCTACGGCTTGGCCGCTTGTAACCGCACCGCCTGAAAATGACGGACTTGGTTTTAATTACAAGTGGAATATGGGCTGGATGAACGATACACTTCGTTATATGGGTATGGATCCGTATTTCCGTAAGGACAATCACAGTTTGCTTACATTTATGATGATGTATGCTTATTCCGAAAATTATATTTTGCCTTTGTCACATGATGAAGTGGTACACGGCAAGGGTTCTATGCTTAACAAGATGTTCGGTGAGTATGACGAAAAATTTGCGGCATACAGAACATTACTCGGCTATTATATGACAATGCCGGGAAAGAAAATGTTGTTTATGGGCGGTGAATTCGGTCAAATGCTTGAGTGGCGTTATGACGACCAACTTGAATGGAACGTACTTGAAATAGATAAGCATAAGAGATTGCATCAGTATGTAAAAGACCTTAACCATTTCTATATGGAAAACAAGGCTTTATGGGAACTTGATACAAGTTGGGACGGCTTCAGATGGGTTAATGAGGCTGACAGTGAAAACAGTGTTCTTTCCTATATAAGACGCGGCAGACACGCGGCTGATAATGTTGTTGTGGTTGCAAACTTCACACCTGTCGAAAGACCGATATATAAAATCGGTGTTCCGCTTGCGGGCGAATATGAAGTAGTATTCCATTCGAGTGCTGTCAAGTACGGCGGAAACAAACGTATTACAAAGAAAGTATACAAGACAAAGAATATGCAGTTCTCAGATATGATGTACACTATTGAAGTTGCTATCGACGGCAATTCAGTTATGTTCCTAAAGAAAAAGCCGGCGGACAAAGCTGCGGCAAGCAAAAAGAAAACGACTACATCAAAAACTGCTAAAAAAACAACAGACAAAACCGAAAGTGCAACGGCTAAAAAAGCGGCAGTTAAGAAAACAACCGCGACAAAGACCGCTGCGAAAAAAACATCAACAAGGACAAATAAATCGGCTAAATAG
- a CDS encoding L,D-transpeptidase family protein — translation MKKILGMFLAVSIVLSGIVAFAETASPAPTETPQVTVEPTVSPGTTVEPTETAATTPAAEPTVKPTSTPTISENELSTQFVLNIDITSHKYIIPNDVTVELYSSSDELLGSITENVSQDTSSLNLIFNVPQYRMGEKFKVKLVSGLRSLKYYDKKIEPDGILEVQTYGYLNENGEYVQNNGCAMNGNPNYDKELCMYVSGNFLQDVSPRARIVDGVAMMPVRAIGEAMGLKVTYDPKYDSVVCSVGSDQVIFNANSAYTTIFGNDTYAPHATVYIEGSLFVPVRTLAESFNSSLDVLDFDDHLDIIIGESPIVKEYRNRTPVNKNGITSRTNYLVWVSKHEYKVRVYQGSQYNWELQKEFPCALGAWNTPTITGQFEYIERTEWDYPSYYVGPVLRFYNGYALHSTLLYYNGTEYDGRVGVNISHGCVRLHPSDINWIANTIPFYTRIYITE, via the coding sequence ATGAAAAAAATTTTAGGAATGTTTCTTGCCGTATCAATCGTTTTGAGCGGAATAGTCGCATTCGCCGAAACAGCGTCACCTGCACCGACAGAAACACCGCAAGTAACAGTAGAGCCTACCGTTTCACCGGGAACAACGGTTGAGCCGACAGAAACAGCAGCAACAACACCGGCCGCAGAGCCGACAGTTAAGCCGACTTCAACGCCGACAATATCGGAGAACGAATTATCAACACAATTTGTTCTTAATATTGACATCACATCGCATAAGTACATAATACCTAATGACGTAACTGTCGAACTTTACAGCAGTTCCGATGAATTACTCGGTTCAATTACCGAAAACGTATCTCAGGATACTTCTTCGCTAAATCTTATATTCAACGTTCCGCAATATCGTATGGGCGAAAAATTCAAGGTAAAGCTCGTTTCGGGACTTCGTTCATTGAAATATTACGATAAAAAGATTGAGCCTGACGGCATTCTTGAAGTTCAGACGTACGGATATTTGAACGAAAACGGCGAATATGTACAAAATAACGGTTGTGCAATGAACGGTAATCCGAATTACGATAAAGAACTTTGTATGTATGTAAGCGGTAACTTTCTTCAAGACGTTTCACCGCGTGCAAGAATAGTTGACGGTGTCGCAATGATGCCTGTTCGTGCAATCGGTGAGGCAATGGGATTAAAGGTTACATACGATCCTAAATATGACAGCGTAGTTTGCAGCGTCGGTTCAGACCAAGTTATTTTTAACGCAAACAGTGCATATACAACGATTTTCGGAAACGATACATACGCACCTCACGCAACGGTTTATATCGAGGGTTCTCTATTTGTTCCTGTAAGAACGCTTGCCGAATCGTTTAATTCAAGTCTTGATGTTCTTGATTTCGACGACCACCTTGATATTATCATTGGTGAATCTCCTATAGTTAAAGAATATCGCAACAGAACACCTGTAAACAAGAACGGTATTACAAGCCGTACAAATTATCTTGTATGGGTTTCAAAGCACGAATATAAGGTAAGAGTATATCAAGGCTCACAATATAATTGGGAACTTCAAAAAGAATTTCCTTGTGCATTAGGTGCATGGAATACGCCTACAATCACAGGTCAATTTGAATATATCGAACGCACAGAATGGGATTATCCAAGCTACTATGTAGGTCCTGTACTTCGTTTCTATAACGGTTATGCACTTCATTCAACATTGCTTTACTATAACGGTACAGAATATGACGGACGTGTCGGCGTAAATATTTCTCACGGTTGTGTACGTCTTCACCCAAGCGATATTAACTGGATTGCAAATACAATTCCGTTCTATACAAGAATTTATATTACAGAATAA
- a CDS encoding TIGR00282 family metallophosphoesterase — protein MDFIMKILCIGDIVSRIGRDMLFKYVDDMKYQKGIDLVIANGENATHGRGLARNAYDELIRAGIDVITMGNHTWDAKEVVDIMRNEGNVIRPANYNKKCPGEGSIVFTAKNGVKVGVVNLIGRTYLDPADSPFDAAEREVAKLKKSTNIIIVDFHAEATSEKLAMAYFLDGKVSAVFGTHTHVQTADEVILPKGTGNITDLGMTGPQISILGRENNAIIKKFITGMPQKFEIANGKGQFCGCIFDIDEQSGLCTDIERIFIREK, from the coding sequence ATGGATTTTATTATGAAAATTCTATGTATCGGAGATATTGTCAGCCGTATAGGACGCGATATGCTCTTTAAATATGTTGACGATATGAAATATCAGAAAGGTATTGACTTAGTTATCGCAAACGGTGAAAATGCCACCCACGGCAGAGGTCTTGCCCGCAACGCATATGACGAGCTTATTCGTGCAGGAATTGACGTTATCACTATGGGTAATCACACTTGGGATGCAAAAGAAGTTGTTGATATTATGCGTAACGAGGGAAATGTAATCCGTCCGGCGAATTACAATAAAAAGTGTCCGGGTGAGGGAAGTATCGTTTTTACCGCAAAAAACGGTGTTAAAGTCGGAGTTGTAAATCTTATCGGCAGAACATATCTTGACCCCGCAGACTCCCCTTTCGACGCTGCCGAACGCGAGGTTGCAAAATTAAAGAAATCAACCAATATTATAATAGTAGATTTTCATGCAGAGGCAACAAGCGAAAAACTTGCTATGGCATATTTCCTTGACGGCAAAGTTTCAGCCGTATTCGGAACGCACACACACGTTCAAACAGCCGATGAAGTCATTCTTCCGAAAGGTACGGGAAATATAACCGACCTTGGAATGACAGGTCCTCAAATATCGATACTCGGCAGAGAGAATAATGCAATAATAAAAAAATTTATTACAGGTATGCCTCAAAAGTTTGAAATTGCGAACGGAAAAGGACAATTTTGCGGTTGTATTTTTGACATTGACGAACAAAGCGGTTTGTGTACAGACATTGAAAGAATTTTTATTCGTGAAAAATAA